The nucleotide window AACAGAAGTAATTGACAACGTAGTGGGAACTGGAACGGAAGTTATGGACAACGTTCAAAAAGTGGATGCAGAAGTAACCAATGTAGTTTCCTCGTTTAGCGTTAAAGTCCAACTAGTACAAGAGTTGGAATATGACTATAACGAAGAAAAATTTAATTTAGAGGAACTTTTCGATGCAGTATTGGAAGACCCGAAATGGGAAGCAGGTGAAATTGAAGGCGTTGATGTCGTGAAAGTAACAGGGGGAATAAAAGAAGATATACTCAGCAAAGAAGCAGATGGATATAAACATGAAGAAATAATATCGGATGTATTGAACGAAACTGCCAGAATCTCATTTGTATTTCCATTCTATGAGGGGTAATTTCTTCCTGATTCAGAGATCGGTTTTGTTTATGAAGTAGGTGGCGAAAGAATAACAGGAGGAATGGGAGAAGAAATTCTACTGGAATTATTTGAATTATATTCCCAAGAAACCAGTAGCTAGTAGCAGATAACTAAAGACTAATAGTATAAATTCTTTCGAGGTAGAAGGACCAGAATGTGATAGGGAGTGATAAATAAAATTGAAGTTCGCCATTAATAAAGGAGATAACTCAGAGGAATTCATCGACCAAATTCTACGGATACATACAATTAGTGAACTGAAAAAATTAGCTCAGAAGAATATATATACTTGCCCTTACTGTGGAGAACCATTAAAAGTTCGATCTGGAGATGAGCGCGGCACTTTCTTCGCTCATCTACCAAATCGAGCTTGTGTAGAATCAAAGCAAGTTGAACAGGCGTACAAACAATATATGAAGCAAATAAAACGAGAATCATACAAGCATTCGGTGCTAGTGAGTATGATCAAGGATGAGTTAAACACAGCATCCGCAGGTCGAGAACAGATTGAAATTCTGGAAGGTTATCGTGTGGGGAGATTTACAAAATTCTTTCCGGATCTGTATGTCCAAATTGGAGGCAGGGAATGGGCCGTGACCGTCTTGACCGACATGACAGAGACAGAGAGTGTACTGCATGCCAAAAACTTCAGAGATCGGCATACCTATTTCCTTCAAGAAGGACTAGAGCCGCTGTGGCTGATTGATAAAGCCAACTTCGCTGAAGAACTGAATAAGAGAAGCATCGTTATGTGGGAGATCGAGTGGCTGAGCTCCTTCGAAAACAAAGAAGACGTTCAATGGAAAGACGCAATCAGTCGCTACATAAGCAGAAAAGAACTGTTTGAAGTTCTCGGCTATACCACGATGGAAACCGATAAAGCACTGAAGCTGAAGAGCATCTATTACATCTCGTCGATTGATGACAAGAACTACATCCGGGTGTTCCGGTATATCGAGGACCAGGTGCAAGGGCCGTACCGCGGGCTTCTGATCGGAGAGACGTCGCGGATTCCATTTGGTCAGGCCCTGCAGATTGAAAATGAATCCTTTCGTTTGCGTGATCCAGAAAGAGAACAGCACCTGAGGGAGGAATTCAAGCAACAGTTTCTGCAGTTGCAAGAAGAACAGCAAACCAAACGGCGGGAACTTGAAGAGAGAAGGGCGAAAGCAAGAGCAGAAAGGGAAGCGGCTAATGCAGAGAAACAATATCCGACAGCAGAAAGTCTAACGACACAGCGACAATTCCCGGCTGATGATTACCGTTCTAGTCGATTGCAGTCAGGCTTTCGTTCTCCTTATGCTACAACACGGGGGGAACAGGAATTAGACGAATTCTGGCATAAAAGATTCCAAGAAAAGCAGAAGAAGCAGCTGAAATTAATTACTGATTTTGTACCTGATAAAAAATACCGGTTATTTATAGAACGCCTCCTGACCATCCGAGTGGAGGGCGCCATTTATATCCCTGTATCCGATCGAGTGTGGAGAAAAGTGATTATGGATTGGTTGGAAATGAACTACTTAGAAGAGAATTGGTCTGTTTCTGTGAAAGAGATGATTGAATTGCTGAGAAGGTCAGGCATTGAATTGGACTCGCAACAGTTGAAGTTTGCTGCTTATCCAGTGAAGAGCTTCCTGGGAGTCTATAAAAAAGCAGCGAGAACAGATTTAAGGTTAAAAGGAAATCTTGCTGTCATGGAATAACGGCTGATCAATGAAGACAAGGAGAACGGGTCTGCCCTAATAGCCAAGGACAACGTCATGAGAGCCTATTTGAGGCTCTTTTTTACGTTTTCCTTAAGCATCGTCACCATTATTGCAAAATGGTGTTCAATCGTTGAAAGGAACGGGTATAATAAGAACATATGTTCTTACTGAGAGAGGAGTGAAGAAATGCAGAAATCTTATACACGCTGGCATGGTCTCTTTGTATCAGAGCATCCATCACCTGCTACTGATGAACCGATTATCGACCCGCAGCCGTTGCTCAGCGCCAGTGAACGCCGCGATATTCATGAAATGTTGGCGATTGCTTTTGAACGAAAATGTCCTGTTTTTATTCAGTCTTGGCAGGACCGGCATTTCCACTACCATCGCGGAACCATCCGCCAAATTGATGAAGAGCAAGAGATCTTGATTTATTTGGATCCGTTTGGGGAATGGCCACTTTCCTTGAATACGATTACATCGGTACATATGCTTGAGTAGTTGCTAGCTGCAGGAAAACGATATCCATCCTACTGGAATTGCATGTAGCTCACGGAAATCAATTGTTGCTTTAATAGAAATTCATTGGAGGGGAAGATATGGCGGAAGAAACAACGATGAAAAAAGTGGATATCGTCGAATTATTAGAAGAGGGAAATTCTGAAAAGAACAGCGGCTACTTGTTTGGTCATTCTATGTTGCTGCGGATCATGCCTGCACACTGGCAGTGGTTTGAAGTAAGGGGGCGGAATCTTATGGATGATCTTTCTGCTGCAGGATACATCCAGTTAAGACCAGACGATGATTACGTTATTTTAGAATTCCCTGCGCTGGATATCGAGCCAGGAGAACTTGATACGATGAAGATCGCCGATTATCTAAGCTTGATCTCATTAAAAGCGAGCAGGGATATCGTATAAGTTGAGGGCAATAGGAATGGATGTCTTGTGTCATTTATTGTGTCGCGAAACCGGTAACTAATGCATCAATAAAAGAAGCAGCATCTGTATCGGTGGAGCAAGGTTAAGGAATTCAGTATGGCGGAAATAGAATCGCAAGTAAAAGGAGAATAGACGCCTAACACACGTTCTTTCTCCTTTTCAACTTACAGTTGCCTGTCGTTTTTGGGTTAATATCCCTGCGCGAATTCCCGATATAGATAACGAAGGGGGATGAAAGAATGGCGCTTGATTTATCGAAGGTGGATACCTCGGTTATAGATAGCATGGCGGTGACATTGGCAATTTTCATGTTTGGCACAGTCATCATATTGACCGTATTAGCTGGTATCATGTCCCGGCTGAGATTTCCAAGAATCATCATGCAGCCGGTCATCACGTTTGCTGCGCTTGGCTGTTTGTATTACTGGGCTAAGTATTTCCTCTAGTCACTCGGATGAGTGGCTTTTTGTTTTGTGTCATTTGTTAATTTGAGCTGGGCAGGTCTGTTTAAAGAAAAGTCAGCCCTATCCAATATACAACAATTGTTGTATATTAAATAAAACAACAATTGTTGTGGCAGGAGGTGGGACCTTGAGAAAGTACGAATTGGACGAGCTCTTTGAGGTGCTGAAACGGCACAAAATCACCACCAATAAGGAAAGCGTTAGACACTGGCTGCGCGAAGGGAAAATCACCGGTTCTAAAGGAGCAGGTCCGAAACAGAATGGCTGGTTGGTCACAGAAGCCGATTTATTGTCATTCCTGAAAGAACGGCTGCCGGAACATGTAACGCCTGAATTACCAGGAGAGGATCAAAGCACAACAACTGTTGTGTTAACGGAAGAAGAGAAGGAAGCAATTCGGGAGGAAACTCGTCAGGAATTATTGGAACAACTCGCTGCCAAGCAAATTTGGGAAGGCCGGTTTCAGCTGAAAAAATCGTTCGTGAACGCTTGTCTGGACCACCGACGGATTGAAAACAGGGAGCTCCGGACATATATCCTGAACCGGATAATGCAGTATAAAGGGGGATATGCAACACCGGGCGTGCTGTATCTGCTCGACACCTTCAATTTTGATGGCGAACGTTTGTCCTTCGATTCCAATTTCGGGTCGCTGGATGAACAGATTGTCTTTTCCTTGATTGAACACCTGAGACAGGAATACGTAAATCCGGAAAAACGAAAACAAGAATAAAAGGAAGAAGACTAGGCATCTTCTTCCTTTTATTATTGATGAATTTCTTCTCTGTTCCATTTTGATTCCGTTTAATTCTACCTTTCAGTATGGTCGAAATCGCTATTCCTTTGAAGAATCCATCCGGCGCAGCACGGCCCGTTGTTCCTCTTGTGACAGATTCGTATAGAGGGAAGAGGTCTCAATCGAATTATGGCCCAGCTGATCGCGCAGGGCAACGAGTGACCCTCCTTCATCGATAAAGCGTTTGGCGAAGGAGTGCCGCAGTTTATGAGGGCTCAGTCGCTTGCCTTTTAAATAGGCTTCTGTGTACTTGTTCACCATCTTTTCAATGCTCTCGACTGAAATGGGTTTTGCCGTCCCGCCATGCCGGGTTAAAAAAAGAAACAGATTCTTCTTATCGGGCTGGTAAACAGCTTCCCGAACTTCCAAGTAGTTCTGAATGTCCTGGAGGGCAGACTGAGTGATGCTGATGGTATCCAGCTTGTTTCCCTTCCGGAGCGCGGTTATATCAGCATGGACGAAATCAATATCCGTAATCAGGAGACCCGCGACTTCATTCACCCGGGCGCCGCTGCCGCTGAACAGGGATAGGATAGCGATATCCCGCAGCCGGTTCCGCTTAAACCAAGCAGACTGCCGGGACGTAAGAGTTGTGACGTACTCATTTCGGACAAAGTGAAGAAAGCCGTCCATCTCCGCCGCTTCGAGCATGCTGGCATTGATCCGTTTCGCACGGCGGGCCATCGATTCCTCTTTCTTCGGCGCCTGGATCTTGGCCATGACGTTCCGGTTGAAGTAGCATTCACCATCTTCCCGTTCACTTTCCCGGGTGAGGTAGTTGAACAAGGACTTTAGAGATTGGATAAAGCGGGTGGTGCTGTCGGAAGAGCGCTTGACGAAGACGTTCTGCTGCTTCTCGATCTTCTCTTCCATCAACCGTTCAAAGAAGTACTCCATATCGCTTTTTCGCATATTCTCTAAAACGGTGTAGGGGATGTCTTTGTTCGTTTTAGCCTCGGTGAATCCTTCTTCCCGCAGCCAATCGAAAAAGCGCTTGTAGTCCCATAAATAACCGCTCAGCGTACGTGGGGACAGGGAAGACCGCTTCTTTGCCCGGATATAATCTGCCACATAGAAGGGCATGTTCTGGACGGCTCGCTCGATGTGCTGTTCTGCTAAGATGGTTTTTTGTGTCGGAGCCGGCATCATTCAGCCTCCTTGGTCAATTTTAGTCAAACATTACGCTAAATCCAATTTTAGCTTATAGTTACAGATATTTAAAAATAGGACCATGAAAAATTAAATCGGGATCATAAGAGATAAATTTACCTCTAGGAGAATTCTTTATGTTTTGCTGTAACGCTTCTGATAGAGCGAGGTGATTGTCTTCTATAGCAAGATAGAGATCCCCGAAATTTTGAAATTCATTTTTCTCCAACCTATGAATGAACTCATGGACAGTAGACATTATATAAAAATTTAAGTGATTTATTAGAAGGGCAGTATCTTTTTCGGATATGGCTGCATGCACAAGCTTATTCCGAGCTCTATAGAGTCTTTGAAGATGCCAACTAACAGTATCAAAGTGGTTCGAGATTAAGTCATGATATGTTTTACTATTAGAAAAATCATTGGAAAGCTCGATAAATCTTTGCTCCAAAAGAGTATAGTCATTTAAGCTGGATTGAAAGGCATTCCTTGAAGGTCCGTTTTCTGTTACCAGTTTAAGCAGTAATTCCACTGCGTCTTGATCTGATGTTTCTATGATTCTATCATTATATTTTGGTCTTACATCCGCACGAGAACAATCTTGCAAAAAGTTAACGAGAAGGCGATAAGCATAGTTGCTACACAATATGGCAGGAACAATTTTTTTGATGTGCTCTATTTTAGAGTTGTGATGACCACTCACTAGAAGCGATTCAAGTGAGCTCCAAAGATTGGTATACCGAGTCTCTAGAGAAGTAGCTTGAATCGATAAGTCGTACTGCCTAAAAAAATTGATAAGGCGTTGCTTGTCTTCCAACGAGAAATAGCCTTTGTTTAGCACTGTCATTACTGTTCTAATATCTTGGTCAATAGATTCTTCTTGTAAGTCATGTTCATTCCTTAGTTCATAATTTGTCATCCTTTGATTAGGGAAACCTACTAAAACATATGCGAAATTTTCTAAAGGAATATCGAAGTATGATAGGACCGACTGCTTAATTGCAAGTTGATGCCTGGCTTCCTCTACAGCCATATGTATGTCTTCTGAGAAAGCCTTTGTTTCTTCTAGTAAATAGTAGGCGTCAGCTTGTACATGTCGCCTAGCATTGGAGAACTCTTCTATTATTTTGTTTCCCAACACGATTTTTAGTTCAGAGGCTTCTAGGCTACCAGTGTGTTCTAACTCGCTGCTACTTAATTTGAAATAGCACTTGAAATTTTTTGGTTCTTTATTTAATTCAGCAATAAAGTTAGACCATTTCTCTTCAAAGGGAGGAAGACGATTAATCCCCAAAAAATGGATTTGCAACAATCTAGACAAGCTCCGAGGAGACCACCCGCTGCTTATCAATTCACTTGCTAATAACTCCGAGAGTTGTTCCACTTTTTTTAAGTCGCTTTGTTCAATTGCTACTTCTAAATCTTCAATAACATGGACTTTGTAGCTTGTTGATATGGAGCTTAAAGCATTATTTAATCGATGTTCTAAGTGTACAAGTTCACTTTTGTTATCTGATTTGTACTTCAGTTCTTTCAACAAAACAGTATGTAAATGTGGATAATGCTGTTTGAAACATATGTCTTTTTCTAGATACTTCCTACACTCAAGAATTAAATCATGGAGATTGCTTGCTTTGACGACTCCTTGTTTTACCTCCACTAAGGTGTCTTTCGCCTCTTTGATCATCGTACGGGTATTTCGAAGCCTAAAGGTGTAAGTATTTATAGTCTGGTGATGAAACATTTCACTCCATTTCTGTACAAAAAGGCATTTTCCTGGAGTTGAAATATTATAGACTTCCTCTAAAATAGAGTTGTTAAGTTTCGCTTTCATAATCATACTCCTTGATATTAGTCTTATATTCTGTTATCATACAAATATAATATAAGTGATCGAGAGAAGGAAAGTGGTGCTGAGCGAATGCCTGCCCATTTTCCTTCTTTCATTTTATTATACATATTTTTATAAAACTTTAAACTAAATTAGAATTTAGCGTAATCTTATTTTTTTAGAAGTATAATGGTCTCGTCCTCTTTTCCCTCATTTTTCGTTAAAATTTACATTTTGCGAACAATAAGGAATGAACGAATTAACAAGAAATGGAGCTATTGCTCGTTGACACCTGAGGAATTACGCATTTCGCAGCGAATCGAGCCACAGTTGGAGCCGATTCCCTTCTATGTCGTGGAATAATAGCCGCAATTAAAAGCATCGCTATATTCATTACTGTGTTAGTTTGCCCCATCTGCTTTTCAGCATGGGAAGCGGTAAAGCCACGGTTCCGCTTCAAAATGGCACAGGTTTCTATCTTTAGCAAATGGGATGTATGCCACTAAAGATCGCCTTATCAAGGGGGTTGAACGCTGTTTCATTTCATTCACTTATTTTTTCGGCCGGTATCAATAAAACTATGGGTATATTCCTCAAAAGTTCTTGAGTTAATGAGAGTAACGGTTAAAAGGAGACCGATTGTTGTTTCCGAAAAGCAGTAATCCTTTAATTGATGCGGTATTCTCGCATTTTTCTTTGAAAGATGCGGAGCCAAGCTTGTATACTGTCGCTGTCCAGTTAGAAAGTGATTGGTAAAAAAAGAGTCGACAGTGTTTTTTTCGAGTATCATACCATCCCGCCTTTATGTAATATTTCCCTTTGTTATCAGGCATTTAATCTTGCTTTTTAAGGGCCCTGCGTTGATATTCGATTTTGTCTTCTGGTTGCCTCGAAATTAAGGTATTTAGGAGTTTTCTGGTTGTCTCCAGATCATTTCTGCAGAAAAAAACCGGAAGTATTTTTTGCGATTATCCCCTTCTTAACGAAGACCCTAACAGTAAAATTCGGTTTTCAGAGATATTTCCGTTTATTATGTTGGCGCTTGTCATTTTATTCCTTCAGTAATTCTCCTCGGTTATCATGGAAAGAGTAAAAAGTAACTGACCTAATCATTTTATAATATTTTTACAGTTAAGTGGGTCTAAAAGATAAAATATGATAAAATTCAAAAAGGTTCTTTTTCACTAAATTACTGATGAGTCCTAAGAGGTGAGAAAATGGAAACAGCAGGAAAACAGATAAAGAAATTAAGGGAACAGCAAAACCAGTCGGTAAAAGACATGGCAGAGGCCCTTGGTGTGCCGCTTGATACCTTGGAAGCATGGGAACGAGGCAAAAAAGTGCTAGTGGCACCTGACCTGGCGAGAATCGCCGATTATTTCAATGTGTCAACCGATTTTCTTCTGGACCGCCGGAAGGAGGACATGGAATTCCATCTGCAAAATCCTTATTCGCTGGCCGGGTATATATTTCACCTCGATCACCAGCGAGTGGAGAAAGAGGAAATGGCGGACATGGTCTCGTATATCCAAGCAAGGCGGCGGATTAAGCAATTTCTCGGCGAATAGTAATGTTCGCGAAAAGGGCTTGCTACGCACCGGCGACTAGTAGCGTAAATGGCCATAGCCAAAAGCACTCCCCGCCGCGGAGCCGGTACCCGCTGCCAGAAGTGCTTTTTCTTACGTGCCCAGAACCGGAATGCCGCTCCCTCCTTTTCTTGATTGATTTCGTAACAAATGGAACTTCTTCTTCCTCTTTGCAGTAATCCTATTGGCTTTTGGCAGACCGGATGGTTCCATCAGGATCAGCCGAAACTTCCAGTGGGCTTTTCCCCTAAATACATTTTCTCGAAATCGCATATCCCCATCGGTTTGGCGTAGTAATATCCTTGATGGATTGTACATCCCATACGGTTTAAGAATGCCCTTTCGCGTTCATGTTCCACCCCTTCCGCCAGGATCTCACAATCCAGGGTTTTAACGAAGCGGATCAGCGACTCAAGCACAACTTCCGCTTTCCGGTCCATCCCGATTTTCTGGACAAAGAACCGGTCAAGCTTAATCTTATCGACAGGGAAATCGATCAACGTCGTCAGCCTGGAAAAACCGGTCCCAAAGTCATCGATTGCAATGGAAATTCCTTTCGCCTGGCATTCCATCAAATGACCAAAAGCCAAGCTTGAATACGTGAAATCCATGCTTTCTGTCACTTCAATTTCCAGCAATTCCGGCAGAATGCCGTATTCCTCAATCAACCGGAAAAATTCATCGAAAAATGGCTTGCTCGAAAGCAAGGTCGGCGTAATATTAATGGCCGTTCGAAGCCGGCCCTTATAAGCAGTTTCCCGTTTTTTCATGCTGTCGAACACGTCTTCGATCAAATAGTAGGTCAGCCTGGCAATGGTACCTGTCTCTTCAGCGATTTGGATAAATTCTGTCGGAGAAATAGCGCCGAATTCCGGATGCTGCCACCGTGCCAGGACCTCAACCCCTCGCAGTTCCCCGGTCACGCCATGAATCTGCGGCTGCAGGACATGATAAATGCCCGCCTCGCCGAGGTCTCCGGCTAAGTCCTGTTCGATTTTCACGCGTCTGGCCAGCTTGAACCGCATATCAGGACTGAAAACAGAACAGGATGTGGTGGTTTCTTTCTTCGCCTCAGCCATCGCCGTTCCAGCGCACGTTATCAATTCCTCCACATCCCGCGCATGATCCGGGTAAGAAGCGATGCCGATACTGGCGCCCATCTGGATGCACTGGGCATTCTCCAGTACGAATGGCTCGGCGAATGCCTGGAGAACTTCCGCTTCGAATGTTCGGTACCCTTGGCCTGTTCCGTGTTCATGGACCAGAAGAAATTCATCCCCTTCGAAACGGCTGATTGCATTATCCGACCGAGCAATGCCTTTTAACCGCTCCGCCACTTTCTTCAGCACTTCGTCGCCTGTTCTGTGGCTATGAAGATCATTGATGAATTTCAATTTATTCAAGTTGATGTAGAAAAGCGAAAACCGGCTCCCATTTTGCAGCAGCTGCTGGATGGTCTGTTCAATTTTCCAGCGGTTGGGCAGACCCGTCAGGTAGTCGTAATAAGCCTTTTCCTCTAGCAGCTGTTCCGTCGCTTTCCGTTCGCTTGCATCCCGGAAATAAATTGCCAGTCCTTTATTGGCCACCCGGTATGCCCTTACATCGAACCATTTAGCAAAGGCCTGTGCGTAAAAGTCGAATTGGACGTCAACCTGTCCCATCTTCAGTTTTCTGTAATTTGTATGGAAGACGCTGTCCTTCGCTTCCGGGAAAACCTCCCATACGTTTTTACCGATCACTTCTGTTCGGTTCAGTTGAATCAATTTTTCTGCTGCGCCATTGAGATAACGGAAATTGAGGTCACCGTCAATCAAAATGAAAGCATCCGTCATGCTTTCGAGCACTTCCCGTGTACCCAAGTACCCGTCCATTGCCAAATCGACGGGCTGCTTGTAAAGAACAACGCCGGTTTCGCTGTTTGCGAGCGGGAATGGGCGGGCTTGAAGCGAAAACCAATGGGTTTCCCCCGA belongs to Planococcus lenghuensis and includes:
- a CDS encoding competence protein CoiA family protein codes for the protein MKFAINKGDNSEEFIDQILRIHTISELKKLAQKNIYTCPYCGEPLKVRSGDERGTFFAHLPNRACVESKQVEQAYKQYMKQIKRESYKHSVLVSMIKDELNTASAGREQIEILEGYRVGRFTKFFPDLYVQIGGREWAVTVLTDMTETESVLHAKNFRDRHTYFLQEGLEPLWLIDKANFAEELNKRSIVMWEIEWLSSFENKEDVQWKDAISRYISRKELFEVLGYTTMETDKALKLKSIYYISSIDDKNYIRVFRYIEDQVQGPYRGLLIGETSRIPFGQALQIENESFRLRDPEREQHLREEFKQQFLQLQEEQQTKRRELEERRAKARAEREAANAEKQYPTAESLTTQRQFPADDYRSSRLQSGFRSPYATTRGEQELDEFWHKRFQEKQKKQLKLITDFVPDKKYRLFIERLLTIRVEGAIYIPVSDRVWRKVIMDWLEMNYLEENWSVSVKEMIELLRRSGIELDSQQLKFAAYPVKSFLGVYKKAARTDLRLKGNLAVME
- a CDS encoding YolD-like family protein → MQKSYTRWHGLFVSEHPSPATDEPIIDPQPLLSASERRDIHEMLAIAFERKCPVFIQSWQDRHFHYHRGTIRQIDEEQEILIYLDPFGEWPLSLNTITSVHMLE
- the xerS gene encoding tyrosine recombinase XerS; the encoded protein is MPAPTQKTILAEQHIERAVQNMPFYVADYIRAKKRSSLSPRTLSGYLWDYKRFFDWLREEGFTEAKTNKDIPYTVLENMRKSDMEYFFERLMEEKIEKQQNVFVKRSSDSTTRFIQSLKSLFNYLTRESEREDGECYFNRNVMAKIQAPKKEESMARRAKRINASMLEAAEMDGFLHFVRNEYVTTLTSRQSAWFKRNRLRDIAILSLFSGSGARVNEVAGLLITDIDFVHADITALRKGNKLDTISITQSALQDIQNYLEVREAVYQPDKKNLFLFLTRHGGTAKPISVESIEKMVNKYTEAYLKGKRLSPHKLRHSFAKRFIDEGGSLVALRDQLGHNSIETSSLYTNLSQEEQRAVLRRMDSSKE
- a CDS encoding helix-turn-helix domain-containing protein — its product is METAGKQIKKLREQQNQSVKDMAEALGVPLDTLEAWERGKKVLVAPDLARIADYFNVSTDFLLDRRKEDMEFHLQNPYSLAGYIFHLDHQRVEKEEMADMVSYIQARRRIKQFLGE
- a CDS encoding bifunctional diguanylate cyclase/phosphodiesterase; this translates as MEQLEKQAAALLTSRKDHIVILGKQGEIVHANDNWIEYCCRNGLPESLWKCESNYLTALQERERQAEAENIERVRRGHEPEYVRLIPLQVSGETHWFSLQARPFPLANSETGVVLYKQPVDLAMDGYLGTREVLESMTDAFILIDGDLNFRYLNGAAEKLIQLNRTEVIGKNVWEVFPEAKDSVFHTNYRKLKMGQVDVQFDFYAQAFAKWFDVRAYRVANKGLAIYFRDASERKATEQLLEEKAYYDYLTGLPNRWKIEQTIQQLLQNGSRFSLFYINLNKLKFINDLHSHRTGDEVLKKVAERLKGIARSDNAISRFEGDEFLLVHEHGTGQGYRTFEAEVLQAFAEPFVLENAQCIQMGASIGIASYPDHARDVEELITCAGTAMAEAKKETTTSCSVFSPDMRFKLARRVKIEQDLAGDLGEAGIYHVLQPQIHGVTGELRGVEVLARWQHPEFGAISPTEFIQIAEETGTIARLTYYLIEDVFDSMKKRETAYKGRLRTAINITPTLLSSKPFFDEFFRLIEEYGILPELLEIEVTESMDFTYSSLAFGHLMECQAKGISIAIDDFGTGFSRLTTLIDFPVDKIKLDRFFVQKIGMDRKAEVVLESLIRFVKTLDCEILAEGVEHERERAFLNRMGCTIHQGYYYAKPMGICDFEKMYLGEKPTGSFG